The Solanum pennellii chromosome 11, SPENNV200 genome contains a region encoding:
- the LOC107004095 gene encoding LOB domain-containing protein 1: MESTISSSSSRSVSPSSSSSPNSPPPRSVTVVVVSPCAACKILRRRCAEKCVLAPYFPPNDPIKFTTAHRVFGASNIIKFLQELPESQRADAVSSMVYEANARLRDPVYGCAGSICQLQKQVSDLQAQLAKAQAEIVNMQCQQANLMALICMEMGQSNPQPISPPQQSLENFPLSYLDDNIGSWETLWT, from the exons atggaatCTACaatatcttcatcttcatctcgATCCGTATCGCCTTCGTCTTCATCTTCACCTAACTCACCACCACCACGGTCAGTGACAGTGGTGGTGGTGAGTCCTTGCGCCGCCTGTAAAATATTACGGCGGCGCTGTGCTGAGAAATGTGTCTTGGCACCTTATTTTCCTCCAAATGATCCTATTAAGTTCACTACGGCTCATCGTGTGTTTGGTGCTAGCAATATTATTAAGTTTTTACAG gAATTACCAGAATCTCAAAGGGCAGATGCTGTTAGCAGCATGGTATATGAAGCAAATGCAAGACTAAGAGATCCAGTATATGGTTGTGCTGGTTCAATTTGTCAATTACAAAAGCAAGTTAGTGATCTTCAAGCACAATTAGCTAAAGCACAAGCTGAAATTGTCAACATGCAATGTCAACAAGCAAATCTCATGGCACTAATTTGTATGGAAATGGGCCAATCTAATCCACAACCAATATCACCACCACAACAATCTTTAGAAAATTTCCCTTTGAGTTACTTAGATGATAACATTGGATCATGGGAAACCCTATGGACATGA